Proteins from a genomic interval of Amphiura filiformis chromosome 9, Afil_fr2py, whole genome shotgun sequence:
- the LOC140160414 gene encoding probable ATP-dependent DNA helicase RecS, with the protein MARFQIQDVQRSINFAANKLGFEEVKDQQKSALTAFLEGRDVFCSLPTGFGKSITFQAFNICYDYLLRACNEYVVPTFSLVIFPIKSLIEDQIARLKEKGVKAVYLDGSINADAILQGEYTLLFAAPEALVGGDCRGRDILLDERIRERVRGIFIDECHVVPKWGFADKDRKAFRQHYAQLADIRAMLSAKVPLMALTATATVETRKVVISNLAMYHVFIVEESPNRVNIKLVNVTLSQKDYEGTFTWLIEELKSKPDEAERVIIYCRTLQQCRDLYGLFFYELQSKKGDKLPFAMFHSESTHEVQLAVIDSFTKEDGHIRVLFSTVAFGMGVDVKGVHTIIHLGVPSDPASFLQESGRAGRDGKPSVSVLLTYPGVYADSRDVDPSMKEYIKNKTVCRRQMMLKHFGHEDHSIVNTHTCCDICELHCKCDDGVCTNTSFAAEKQLKELDLAAELDISSLPRRSISMDTMCDLNQKLSLLRLSQLSLTCPHASNFLAGVDIVSGIPSETIDKIVLEANIVFTFEQFKERYAIYSDYVDVWNILSDTVGCCPIQAESVIDNVPNMEAEEETDDIDDNGFLFICDEEQYGDDILNNSEFATAHSTVSSEDEY; encoded by the exons ATGGCGAGATTTCAAATACAGGACGTTCAACGAAGCATCAACTTTGCTGCCAATAAACTTGGTTTTGAGGAAGTGAAAGACCAACAGAAATCGGCGTTGACGGCTTTCCTCGAAGGGCGCGATGTTTTCTGCAGTTTGCCAACCGGTTTTGGAAAGTCCATTACTTTCCAAGCATTCAATATCTGTTACGACTATTTGTTACGCGCTTGCAACGAGTACGTAGTTCCAACATTCAGCCTTGTGATTTTCCCAATCAAGTCCCTTATAGAAGACCAGATAGCTAGACTAAAGGAGAAGGGGGTAAAAGCTGTGTACCTTGATGGTAGCATCAATGCTGACGCCATTTTACAGGGTGAATATACGCTACTTTTTGCTGCACCTGAAGCTTTGGTTGGTGGAGATTGTCGTGGAAGAGACATCTTGTTGGACGAACGGATTCGCGAGCGGGTGCGTGGAATATTTATTGACGAGTGTCATGTTGTACCAAAATG GGGTTTTGCTGATAAAGACAGAAAAGCTTTCCGTCAACATTATGCCCAACTAGCTGACATCCGAGCCATGTTGTCGGCCAAGGTTCCACTGATGGCACTGACGGCAACTGCTACTGTAGAAACAAGGAAAGTTGTCATCAGCAACCTTGCCATGTATCACGTCTTCATTGTTGAAGAATCGCCAAACCGTGTCAACATCAAGTTAGTCAACGTTACTCTATCGCAGAAAGACTATGAGGGAACGTTTACCTGGTTGATAGAAGAACTGAAGTCAAAGCCAGATGAAGCTGAGCGAGTTATTATATACTGCCGTACACTTCAACAGTGCAGAGACCTGTATGGTTTATTTTTTTACGAACTCCAGTCAAAGAAAGGAGATAAGTTGCCGTTTGCAATGTTTCATAGCGaatccacacatgaagtacagtTAGCAGTCATTGACTCTTTCACAAAGGAAGATGGTCATATCAGAGTCCTTTTTTCAACGGTTGCATTTGGGATGGGCGTTGATGTAAAAGGCGTCCATACGATCATCCATCTTGGGGTACCGAGTGACCCTGCTTCCTTTCTTCAAGAGAGTGGAAGGGCAGGCAGGGATGGTAAGCCTAGTGTATCTGTCCTACTCACTTATCCTGGCGTTTATGCTGACAGCAGAGATGTTGATCCATCTATGAAGGAGTACATAAAGAACAAGACAGTGTGTAGGAGGCAGATGATGTTGAAACACTTTGGACATGAGGATCATTCGATCGTCAACACGCATACATGTTGTGACATATGTGAACTGCACTGCAAGTGTGATGATGGAGTGTGCACCAACACTTCATTTGCTGCAGAAAAACAACTCAAGGAACTGGATCTAGCAGCTGAATTAGATATATCCAGCCTTCCACGACGCAGCATAAGCATGGATACGATGTGTGACCTGAACCAAAAATTGAGTCTTCTCAGACTTTCACAATTGTCGTTGACATGTCCTCACGCTTCCAATTTCTTGGCTGGTGTGGACATTGTGTCTGGTATACCATCAGAAACCATTGATAAAATTGTGTTGGAAGCCAACATTGTGTTCACATTTGAGCAGTTCAAAGAAAGGTATGCAATTTACTCTGACTATGTTGATGTTTGGAATATTCTCTCGGATACTGTAGGATGTTGCCCCATTCAAGCTGAAAGTGTCATAGATAATGTGCCTAATATGGAGGCAGAGGAAGAaactgatgatattgatgataatggATTTTTGTTTATATGTGATGAAGAACAGTATGGTGATGACATTCTCAACAACAGTGAATTTGCTACTGCTCACTCAACTGTCTCCTCTGAAGACGAGTATTAA